CGCCGTACGCTCCTCCAGCGGAATGAAGACGTCCTCGTCCCGGGTCATCCGCACGTCGAACTCCCCGGTGCGGGACAGCTTCTCGCGGACCTTACGGCCGATCGCCAGCACGACGTCCTTCTCTTTCAGCCCGGTCGGCCCGATCGCTCCCGGATCCTTCCCCCCGTGGCCCGGGTCGATCATCACCCGCACGCGGTGCTTCCGGACCGGGGAGGGGGGGGACACGGCGACGCGCGGAGATTCCATCGACGGCGGGATCGCCGCAGGAACGTGATGAACCGCCGAAGCGGCGGACGGCGCCGGCGGTGGAGCGGAGGACGTCGTCACCACGGGCGGCTCCGGATCCTCCGGCGGGGACGCCGCGGCGACGTCGTCGGGGGGAACGGCCGGATCGGGGGATGCCGGGATAGCGGGGATCTCCCCTTCCCCGTCGATGTCCACGATGATCCGGAACGGTCCCGGGAGCGCGAAGACGCGGTAGGTGCTCTCCCGCTCGAGGTCGATCACCACGCGCACCGTGTCGCGGTCGAACCGACCGGCACGGACCTGCCGAAGCAGGCCGTTGCGGACCTCGACCGGTTTGAGGATCGCGTTCCGGATGCCGGCCCCGCGGATGTCGATGAAGATCCGGGGAGGAAGGCGCAGCGAAGGGTCGGCGCGGAGG
The Deltaproteobacteria bacterium DNA segment above includes these coding regions:
- a CDS encoding N-acetylmuramoyl-L-alanine amidase codes for the protein LRADPSLRLPPRIFIDIRGAGIRNAILKPVEVRNGLLRQVRAGRFDRDTVRVVIDLERESTYRVFALPGPFRIIVDIDGEGEIPAIPASPDPAVPPDDVAAASPPEDPEPPVVTTSSAPPPAPSAASAVHHVPAAIPPSMESPRVAVSPPSPVRKHRVRVMIDPGHGGKDPGAIGPTGLKEKDVVLAIGRKVREKLSRTGEFDVRMTRDEDVFIPLEERTAMANKGRADIFISLHINASPNRRAEGFSTYVLSRGASNREDLELAARENGVPIRKLQGIKFIIDDMFTGARKNESLRLAKTVNDAVVRHVSSRYPGSQSLGLKQAPFYVLVGARMTAVLVESSFISNAREESRLRDPSCLDGIADGVVEAVRYYGQNGILAHSEY